The following coding sequences are from one Camarhynchus parvulus chromosome 1, STF_HiC, whole genome shotgun sequence window:
- the MTMR2 gene encoding myotubularin-related protein 2 encodes MEASSSCESLGAGRAAAARPPSGDSLSSASTSQSDHSTHTKSASALSSDSISTSADNFSPDLRVLREANKLAEMEEPPLLPGETIKDMAKDVTYICPFTGAIRGTLTVTNYRLYFKSMERDPPFVLDASLGVINRVEKIGGASSRGENSYGLEIVCKDIRNLRFAHKPEGRTRRSIFENLMKYAFPVSNNLPLFAFEYKEVFPENGWKVYDPTWEYRRQGIPNESWRLTKINERYELCDTYPAILAVPVNIPDEELKRVASFRSRGRIPVLSWIHPESQATITRCSQPMVGVSGKRSKEDEKYLQAIMDSNAQSHKIFIFDARPSVNAVANKAKGGGYESEDAYQNAELVFLDIHNIHVMRESLRKLKEIVYPNIEETHWLSNLESTHWLEHIKLILAGALRIADKVESGKTSVVVHCSDGWDRTAQLTSLALLMLDGYYRTIRGFEVLVEKEWLSFGHRFQLRVGHGDKNHADADRSPVFLQFIDCVWQMTRQFPTAFEFNEYFLITILDHLYSCLFGTFLCSSEQQRVKESLPKKTVSLWSYINSQLEDFTNPLYVSYSNHVLYPVASMRHLELWVGYYIRWNPRMKPQEPVHNRYKELLAKRAELQKKVEELQREITNRSTSSSERAGSPAQCVAPVQTVV; translated from the exons CGCTTCCACGTCGCAGTCGGACCATTCCACTCACACCAaatctgcttctgctttgtcGTCTGACTCCATCTCCACCTCAGCAGACAACTTCTCTCCAGATTTAAGG GTCCTGAGGGAGGCAAATAAATTGGCTGAAATGGAAGAGCCACCTTTGCTGCCAGGGGAAACCATTAAAGACATGG ctaAGGATGTTACTTACATCTGCCCCTTCACTGGAGCAATCAGAGGAACTCTTACTGTTACCAATTATagactgtattttaaaagcatggaaCGG GACCCTCCTTTTGTCCTAGATGCATCTTTAGGTGTAATCAACAGAGTGGAGAAAATTGGAGGTGCTTCAAGTCGTGGTGAAAATTCCTATGGACTGGAGATTGTGTGCAAG GATATTCGAAACTTGCGGTTTGCTCATAAGCCTGAAGGGAGAACTAGACGATCCATATTTGAGAACCTAATGAAATATGCTTTTCCAGTTTCAAATAATCTG ccACTTTTTGCCTTTGAGTACAAAGAAGTTTTCCCGGAAAATGGGTGGAAAGTGTATGACCCAACTTGGGAGTACAGAAGACAG GGAATTCCCAATGAAAGCTGGAGGCTGACCAAGATTAACGAGCGCTACGAGCTGTGTGATACGTACCCTGCCATTCTAGCCGTGCCTGTAAACATTCCCGACGAGGAATTAAAGAGAGTGGCATCCTTCAGATCCAGAGGACGCATACCA GTCTTGTCATGGATTCACCCAGAAAGTCAAGCAACGATCACGCGCTGCAGCCAGCCCATGGTGGGAGTGAGTGGCAAGCGGAGCAAGGAAGATGAAAAGTACCTTCAAGCCATCATGGATTCTAATGCCCAGTCCCATAAAATCTTCATATTTGATGCAAGGCCTAGTGTGAATGCTGTAGCCAATAAG GCTAAAGGAGGGGGCTATGAGAGCGAGGATGCCTATCAGAATGCAGAATTAGTGTTCCTGGACATTCACAACATTCATGTTATGAGAGAATCACTGAGAAAACTAAAAGAAATTGTGTATCCCAATATCGAGGAGACTCATTGGCTGTCTAATTTAGAGTCAACTCACTGGCTGGAGCATATCAAG CTCATTCTTGCTGGAGCCCTTCGGATTGCTGACAAAGTGGAGTCGGGGAAGACATCGGTGGTGGTGCACTGCAGCGACGGCTGGGACCGCACAGCGCAGCTCACCTCGCTGGCCCTGCTCATGCTGGATGGCTACTACCGCACCATCCGTGGCTTTGAGGTGCTCGTGGAGAAGGAGTGGCTGAGCTTCGGCCACAGATTCCAGCTG AGGGTTGGCCACGGGGACAAGAACCATGCGGACGCGGATCGCTCTCCCGTCTTTCTGCAGTTCATCGACTGCGTCTGGCAAATGACGAGACAG TTTCCTACAGCATTTGAGTTCAATGAGTACTTCCTGATCACCATCCTGGATCACCTGTACAGCTGTTTGTTTGGGACCTTCCTGTGCAGCAGCGAGCAGCAGAGAGTGAAGGAG AGCCTTCCAAAAAAGACTGTATCACTTTGGTCTTACATCAACAGCCAACTGGAAGACTTTACTAACCCCTTGTACGTGAGCTACTCCAACCACGTCCTGTATCCCGTGGCCAGCATGCGCCACCTCGAGCTGTGGGTCGGCTACTACATCCGCTGGAACCCCAGGATGAAGCCTCAG GAACCGGTTCACAATCGCTACAAGGAGCTTCTGGCCAAGCgggctgagctgcagaagaaagtggaggagctgcagagagagatCACCAACCGTTCCACCTCATCCTCGGAGCGCGCTGGCTCTCCCGCACAGTGCGTCGCTCCCGTACAGACAGTTGTATAA